A single genomic interval of Lathyrus oleraceus cultivar Zhongwan6 chromosome 7, CAAS_Psat_ZW6_1.0, whole genome shotgun sequence harbors:
- the LOC127107841 gene encoding uncharacterized protein LOC127107841: MGGGGSMRTVSKLAGIGVARSGFRGTPATYPVEHPVRNASRTSSPTRLSTQGAKGAEVKPLHTAVSGDLSDWEFADEGDLFMTGGEPTPRVVFGDVPTFKEAQEATAELKDAIDQIYLSSGSSQCEGSSPSQISVVSPPPKEIGTKSCLVEAISSPSVPKHAIHAFQLLSTSPEAQTVVQSIACDPNIWNAVMQNPAVTSFFESQLAAVESSNDAAFAGSETVETPKKEEGNAFDFMTILQNLKLTVTEMVSRMSNFFQNIFPTAEKDKSSADGGGANFMDYKNFMGGSFMGLAVMVIMVVLMKRA; this comes from the exons ATGGGCGGTGGAGGATCCATGAGGACGGTATCCAAACTCGCCGGCATCGGCGTCGCTAGGTCAGGCTTCAGAGGAACACCGGCTACGTACCCGGTCGAGCATCCGGTTCGCAACGCATCCCGTACATCATCCCCAACTAGACTTTCAACGCAGGGAGCGAAAGGCGCTGAGGTGAAGCCACTGCATACGGCGGTGTCAGGCGATTTGTCTGACTGGGAATTCGCCGATGAAGGCGATCTGTTCATGACCGGCGGAGAGCCCACGCCAAGAGTGGTGTTCGGAGATGTTCCTACCTTTAAGGAAGCACAGGAAGCTACCGCAGAATTGAAGGACGCTATTGATCA AATTTACCTTTCATCTGGTAGTTCTCAATGTGAGGGTTCATCTCCTAGTCAAATCTCTGTTGTGTCTCCTCCTCCTAAGGAAATAGGGACAAAATCTTGTCTTGTTGAGGCTATTTCAAGTCCTTCAGTGCCTAAGCATGCCATTCATGCTTTTCAATTGCTCAGCACAAGTCCTGAGGCCCAG ACTGTGGTGCAATCTATTGCTTGTGACCCTAATATATGGAATGCTGTCATGCAAAACCCTGCTGTCACTAGTTTCTTCGAATCACAGCTAGCGG CGGTAGAGTCATCAAATGATGCTGCTTTTGCTGGTTCTGAAACTGTAGAAACTCCTAAAAAAGAGGAGGGAAATGCTTTTGATTTTATGACTATTCTGCAGAATTTGAAGCTTACAGTTACTGAAATGGTTAGCAGAATGTCCAATTTCTTTCAGAACATATTCCCAACAGCTGAGAAAGACAAATCTTCAGCTGATGGTGGTGGAGCCAATTTCATGGATTATAAAAATTTTATGGGAGGAAGTTTCATGGGATTGGCGGTTATGGTGATAATGGTTGTACTAATGAAGAGAGCCTAA